In Dehalococcoidia bacterium, one DNA window encodes the following:
- a CDS encoding alpha/beta fold hydrolase — protein sequence MPKAPTNGINTYYEEEGSGPAVVLIHGHSANRHLWDGQFAFLPRNGFRAVRYDARGHGRSDAPQSGYTFENYALDLRDLLDHLRIERAHLVGLSMGGGIALTFALDNPRRAASLALISSCLPGYAYSPEYEEDIERLRDAVRREGPAAFEKHWLEHPMFAPIRRSPERFDSLRRIVTGYSAADYLDETEYPLPERRPSDRLHEIAAPTLVMAGALDLPDFLLIAEILAANIPGAHRLIVPDAGDVLSLEAPDALNEALLSFLRNAGTR from the coding sequence GTGCCGAAAGCGCCCACCAACGGGATCAACACCTACTACGAGGAAGAAGGTTCCGGGCCGGCTGTCGTCCTCATTCACGGACACAGCGCCAATAGACACCTGTGGGACGGGCAATTCGCCTTCCTCCCCCGTAACGGCTTCCGCGCCGTCCGCTACGACGCGCGCGGACACGGTCGCAGCGACGCCCCGCAGTCCGGCTACACCTTCGAGAATTACGCGCTCGACCTCCGCGATCTCCTCGATCACTTGCGCATCGAGCGCGCCCACCTGGTGGGTCTTTCCATGGGCGGGGGTATAGCGCTCACCTTCGCCCTCGATAACCCGCGGCGGGCCGCTTCCCTTGCCCTCATCTCCTCCTGCCTGCCCGGCTACGCCTACTCGCCGGAGTACGAAGAGGATATCGAACGCCTTCGAGACGCGGTCCGTAGGGAGGGCCCGGCCGCGTTTGAAAAGCACTGGCTGGAGCACCCGATGTTCGCCCCCATCCGGCGTTCCCCCGAGCGTTTCGATTCTCTGCGCCGGATTGTCACAGGCTACAGCGCCGCTGACTACCTCGACGAGACGGAATACCCGCTGCCCGAGCGGCGGCCCTCCGACCGCCTGCACGAAATCGCGGCGCCCACGCTCGTGATGGCGGGCGCGCTCGACCTGCCGGACTTCCTCCTGATCGCTGAGATACTCGCCGCCAACATCCCGGGCGCCCACAGGCTCATCGTCCCCGATGCGGGAGACGTCCTCAGCCTGGAAGCGCCGGACGCCTTGAACGAGGCGCTCCTCTCGTTCCTACGCAACGCTGGCACCCGGTGA
- a CDS encoding winged helix-turn-helix domain-containing protein has protein sequence MKSRSGAFIADCERYELWADGASVRLTPTEFRLFTYLMERPDEAVSVSALLENVWGFLPGTGGPDIVRAHVSNLRRKMETLGDKAFLLQTVARRGYRLADRPSRDS, from the coding sequence GTGAAGTCGCGTTCGGGGGCGTTCATCGCCGACTGCGAGCGCTATGAACTGTGGGCCGACGGCGCGAGCGTCAGGCTCACGCCGACTGAGTTCCGGCTTTTCACCTACTTGATGGAGCGGCCGGACGAGGCGGTCTCTGTGAGCGCGTTGCTGGAGAACGTCTGGGGGTTTCTCCCGGGCACCGGTGGGCCGGACATCGTGAGGGCGCACGTGTCGAACCTGCGGCGCAAAATGGAGACACTGGGTGACAAGGCCTTCCTGTTGCAGACCGTCGCCCGCCGGGGTTACCGTCTTGCCGACAGGCCGTCTCGGGATTCGTGA
- the otsB gene encoding trehalose-phosphatase, translating into MIPEREDARQIGEAGRASLDAEHLERALAALRARPSGIFVDVDGTLSPIVSIPEEAQVLPASRRALRDLASLTDLVVIVSGRRVVDARRMVGLDDIVYFGNHGLEKWDPAEGYQSRAGQYRTRVLRALAVLERRLASLPGVRLENKDTVVSIHYRLAADPAEARREILRTAAQIADESALTVTEGKKVVELRPPLSIDKGTTLETAVRENRLRGVLCLGDDLTDVSAFRALRRLREQGAVEGLAIGVGGKETPAELSEMADALLDGPREVATFLQQLARALERR; encoded by the coding sequence ATGATTCCGGAACGAGAAGACGCGCGACAGATCGGAGAGGCCGGCCGGGCTTCCCTGGACGCCGAGCACCTGGAAAGGGCGCTCGCCGCCTTGAGGGCGAGGCCCTCAGGCATATTTGTCGACGTCGACGGCACGCTCAGCCCCATCGTCTCCATCCCGGAGGAGGCGCAGGTGCTGCCCGCCAGTCGGCGGGCGCTGCGAGACCTGGCGTCGCTGACCGACCTCGTCGTCATTGTCTCCGGGCGACGCGTGGTCGACGCGCGCCGCATGGTCGGCCTTGACGACATTGTGTACTTCGGCAATCACGGACTGGAGAAATGGGACCCGGCTGAGGGCTATCAGAGCCGGGCCGGGCAGTACCGGACGCGCGTCCTGCGGGCGCTCGCCGTGCTGGAGCGACGCCTCGCCTCGCTCCCGGGCGTCCGGCTGGAGAACAAGGACACGGTGGTCTCCATCCACTACCGTCTGGCCGCCGACCCGGCGGAGGCGCGAAGAGAGATACTTAGAACGGCCGCGCAAATTGCCGACGAGTCGGCTCTGACGGTGACCGAGGGGAAGAAAGTGGTCGAGCTGCGACCCCCTCTAAGTATCGACAAGGGCACAACGCTGGAGACGGCGGTACGGGAGAACCGCCTGCGCGGCGTCCTCTGCCTGGGCGACGACCTGACCGATGTAAGCGCGTTCCGGGCCCTGCGAAGACTGCGAGAGCAGGGCGCAGTCGAGGGTCTCGCCATTGGCGTGGGAGGAAAGGAGACGCCGGCCGAGCTATCGGAAATGGCTGATGCGCTGCTGGACGGCCCCCGCGAGGTGGCGACATTCCTGCAACAACTGGCGAGGGCCCTGGAACGCAGGTAG
- a CDS encoding MDR family MFS transporter, with amino-acid sequence MLGLFFSAMNQTVVSTALPRVVGELGGLNVYSWVLTSTMLTSTTVILLAGRLSDIYGRKPFYMTGIAIFMFSSILCGVSQNITQLIVFRGIQGIGGGMMMGNAFSIIGDLFPPSERGKYQGLFGAVFGFASVIGPTFGGYLTDHLTWRSVFFVNVPFGLLALVVLWIGFPWQRGLAGERRIDYLGSGVLAAAIVPLLFAMVWAGDVYPWASPQIIGLLVASAAMLVAFIRVEQAADEPIMPLMMFQDRIFVVASAIALFTGMGMFGAMTFMPLFMQGVLGDSATNSGMVMIPMMVGVVAGSFLSGQAVTRLGRYKMLVILAGVVLVVGMWFMSQMGAGTPHSAAVRNMIIIGAGLGVSLPLINLAVQNSLPYRFLGIATSSVLFFRSIGGTVGIAVFGTLMSTHVHDNLKGALPSGVQDRVPADLLARLEDPQILLSPSALEKLEAGFGLLGSDGSRLFQETISSMRGVLGDALAEVFFLGLIVAIAAFFVSLFLKELPLRTSVHDEAPPERAPIPDKGTSDSWAGEPGALEAEAGGET; translated from the coding sequence ATGCTCGGCCTATTCTTTTCTGCCATGAATCAGACGGTCGTCAGCACCGCTTTGCCACGCGTTGTCGGCGAGCTGGGCGGCCTAAACGTCTATAGCTGGGTCCTCACCTCGACGATGCTCACCTCGACAACGGTGATCCTGCTCGCGGGCCGCCTCTCCGATATCTACGGGCGGAAGCCCTTCTACATGACGGGCATAGCGATATTCATGTTCAGCTCCATACTCTGCGGCGTCTCGCAAAACATCACCCAGCTCATCGTCTTCCGGGGCATCCAGGGGATCGGCGGCGGCATGATGATGGGCAACGCGTTCAGCATCATCGGCGATCTCTTTCCGCCTTCTGAGAGAGGGAAGTACCAGGGGCTCTTCGGAGCGGTTTTCGGGTTTGCGAGCGTCATCGGCCCCACGTTCGGCGGCTACCTTACCGATCACCTGACATGGCGGTCGGTCTTCTTCGTCAACGTGCCCTTCGGCCTCCTCGCGCTGGTTGTGCTCTGGATCGGGTTCCCCTGGCAGCGCGGCCTTGCCGGAGAACGCCGAATAGACTACCTGGGCAGCGGCGTCCTCGCGGCGGCGATCGTCCCGCTCCTTTTCGCGATGGTATGGGCGGGCGATGTCTACCCCTGGGCGTCGCCGCAGATCATCGGCTTGCTGGTGGCCTCCGCCGCGATGCTGGTGGCCTTCATCCGCGTGGAGCAGGCTGCCGACGAGCCGATCATGCCGCTCATGATGTTCCAGGACCGCATATTTGTCGTCGCCTCGGCGATCGCCCTTTTCACGGGCATGGGCATGTTCGGGGCGATGACATTCATGCCGTTGTTCATGCAGGGCGTGCTCGGCGATTCCGCCACCAACTCCGGCATGGTGATGATCCCCATGATGGTAGGCGTGGTCGCGGGGAGCTTTCTCTCCGGCCAGGCGGTGACGCGCCTGGGGCGCTACAAGATGCTCGTCATTCTGGCTGGCGTCGTACTTGTGGTCGGGATGTGGTTCATGTCACAGATGGGCGCCGGGACTCCTCATTCGGCAGCGGTGCGGAACATGATCATCATCGGGGCCGGGCTAGGGGTTTCGCTTCCCCTCATCAATCTGGCTGTCCAGAACTCGCTGCCGTACCGTTTCCTGGGCATTGCCACGTCCAGCGTCCTCTTCTTCCGCTCGATCGGCGGCACCGTCGGCATCGCCGTCTTTGGGACGCTGATGTCGACGCACGTGCACGACAACCTGAAGGGCGCGCTGCCTTCCGGCGTCCAGGACCGTGTCCCCGCCGACCTGCTGGCCCGGTTGGAAGACCCTCAGATCCTGCTCAGCCCTTCGGCACTGGAGAAGCTCGAGGCGGGGTTCGGCCTGCTCGGCAGCGACGGGTCGCGCCTCTTCCAGGAGACCATTTCATCCATGCGCGGCGTCCTCGGCGATGCCCTCGCCGAAGTGTTCTTCCTGGGGCTGATAGTAGCAATTGCCGCGTTCTTCGTGAGCCTGTTTCTGAAGGAGCTGCCGCTGAGGACCAGCGTCCATGACGAGGCCCCGCCGGAGCGCGCGCCCATTCCGGATAAGGGTACCTCAGACTCGTGGGCGGGCGAGCCTGGTGCGCTCGAGGCAGAGGCCGGGGGCGAGACCTGA
- a CDS encoding replication-associated recombination protein A: protein MFEESGRARIEREAPLAARMRPRNFEEFVGQEHLIGEGRLLRRLIDADQVPSMIFWGPPGSGKTTLARIIAALTKSHFEPISAVTAGVADLRRIVEEARERRGMYGRRTILFIDEIHRFNKAQQDVVLPHVENATVTLIGATTENPSFEVIGPLLSRSRVFTLNLLTPQQIETILRRALEDEERGLGVEKIEVDDETVAALAASTGGDARIALNALELAVAAAPRGAGGVKQITPPMIEEALQHRTYLYDKAGEAHYDTISAFIKSLRGSDPDAALYWLARMIDAGEDPLYIVRRMVILAAEDVGLADPQALVVATACQQAVHFVGMPEGFLPMAECAIYLATAPKSNSALTAYQRAVADARETRNDPVPLHLRNAVTGLMRELGYGRGYKYAHDYPGHRAEQEHLPPRLRGRRYYEPGEQGWERRIREAYQRLRRVAEEKQ from the coding sequence ATGTTCGAGGAGAGCGGACGCGCCCGCATCGAACGGGAGGCGCCGCTGGCCGCCCGCATGCGCCCTCGCAACTTCGAGGAGTTCGTGGGGCAGGAGCACCTTATCGGGGAGGGGCGTCTGCTGCGGCGCCTCATCGACGCCGATCAGGTCCCATCGATGATCTTCTGGGGGCCGCCCGGAAGCGGCAAGACCACCCTCGCCCGCATTATCGCCGCCCTCACGAAGTCGCACTTCGAGCCCATATCGGCTGTCACCGCAGGGGTAGCCGACCTGCGCCGCATCGTGGAGGAGGCGCGCGAGCGCCGTGGCATGTACGGCCGGCGCACCATCCTCTTCATCGACGAGATCCACCGCTTTAACAAGGCCCAGCAGGACGTCGTCCTCCCCCACGTCGAGAACGCGACCGTGACTCTCATCGGCGCCACCACCGAAAACCCGTCGTTTGAGGTCATCGGTCCCCTGCTCTCGCGCTCCCGCGTCTTCACGCTTAACCTGCTTACGCCTCAGCAGATAGAGACGATCCTGCGACGCGCTCTGGAGGATGAGGAGCGGGGCCTCGGAGTCGAGAAGATCGAAGTCGACGACGAGACCGTCGCCGCCCTCGCCGCCAGCACCGGCGGCGACGCCCGGATCGCCCTCAACGCCCTCGAGCTGGCGGTGGCGGCCGCGCCGCGGGGCGCAGGCGGCGTCAAGCAGATCACGCCGCCAATGATCGAGGAGGCGCTGCAACACCGCACCTACCTCTACGACAAGGCGGGCGAGGCACACTACGACACGATCTCCGCCTTCATCAAGTCGCTACGCGGCTCCGACCCCGACGCCGCCCTCTACTGGCTCGCCCGCATGATCGACGCCGGCGAAGACCCCCTCTACATCGTCCGCCGCATGGTCATCCTCGCCGCCGAAGACGTGGGCCTCGCCGACCCGCAGGCGCTGGTGGTCGCGACCGCCTGCCAGCAGGCCGTCCACTTCGTAGGCATGCCTGAGGGCTTCCTGCCGATGGCCGAGTGCGCGATCTACCTCGCGACCGCGCCCAAGAGCAACAGCGCCCTCACGGCGTACCAGCGCGCCGTCGCCGACGCGCGCGAGACCAGGAACGACCCCGTCCCTCTGCACCTGCGCAACGCTGTTACCGGCCTGATGCGCGAACTCGGCTACGGCCGCGGCTACAAGTACGCGCACGACTATCCGGGACATCGTGCGGAGCAGGAGCATTTGCCGCCGCGTTTGAGGGGGCGCCGGTACTACGAGCCGGGAGAGCAGGGCTGGGAGCGGCGCATCCGCGAGGCCTACCAGCGGCTACGACGCGTTGCCGAAGAAAAGCAGTAG
- a CDS encoding universal stress protein: MYDSILVPLDGSRRAEAVLPYAIDLAKRYEAKVVVMRVVPAFYQIWRETVPGTVDIAPSGAQAGVEIAQREVRNRARAARRYLSGVRTRLMNAGLSNVHTVTAQGDAGAEIVRYAKEEQMGLVAIATHGRSGLVRAVMGSVADRVIRQAPGPVLVIRSGKGKS; this comes from the coding sequence ATGTACGATTCGATCCTTGTCCCTCTCGACGGCTCCCGCCGCGCCGAAGCCGTGCTACCGTACGCCATCGACCTGGCGAAGCGCTATGAGGCGAAGGTCGTCGTCATGCGGGTGGTTCCTGCCTTCTATCAGATATGGCGCGAGACCGTGCCGGGCACCGTCGATATTGCGCCGTCAGGGGCGCAGGCCGGCGTGGAGATCGCGCAGCGGGAAGTGCGGAACCGGGCGCGGGCCGCGCGCAGATACCTCTCGGGCGTGCGGACGCGCCTGATGAACGCGGGCCTGTCGAATGTTCACACAGTGACGGCCCAGGGCGACGCCGGCGCGGAGATTGTGCGCTATGCGAAAGAGGAGCAGATGGGCCTGGTAGCTATCGCCACTCACGGCCGGAGCGGCCTCGTCCGCGCGGTGATGGGCAGCGTCGCCGATAGGGTGATCCGGCAGGCGCCGGGGCCCGTGCTCGTCATACGTTCCGGGAAAGGAAAGTCTTGA
- a CDS encoding right-handed parallel beta-helix repeat-containing protein codes for MRSIVAGLVVSLFALALAVGSKTETAESITLPCTVRLAPGASVGNAVRSARPGEVICLEPGWHVGKGLVIDSSKPGLTIRGAGAGAVLASDGSIDVAIVVNTRGIAFENLIIAGGGPAGVYVSNSQDVAFRNVAVGFNGIGLHLDSGTAATVTDSIIAGNIHDGILVRNGSSGTLAGNQVFSNGGVGVSVVGHTGPLMVKGNQITNNVGPGFFAGQPPCALLPAGQLAAPSCYLWDLPAYVGGSNVTLEDNVVRGNRSTGLVFFPGTTGLLRRNDVSENLLTGLFVWGARVDAYKNAFVKNEEHAIEYRAYPDPLHFGRLPGAYPRRATGIVSGNTVKETYRWGSILGGGILSQGAEIKVRDNDIRRNAGIAVSFVNRAKGEIRSNSILQNGGSAVCLSPDSTASVSSNLVFGNLVNKTGVCAEAAP; via the coding sequence ATGCGATCCATAGTTGCGGGGCTGGTGGTGAGCCTTTTCGCGCTTGCCCTGGCGGTAGGATCGAAAACGGAAACGGCGGAGAGCATCACGCTTCCGTGCACGGTCAGACTCGCGCCGGGGGCAAGTGTGGGGAATGCGGTCCGGTCGGCGCGGCCAGGAGAAGTCATCTGCCTCGAACCGGGCTGGCACGTCGGGAAGGGGCTTGTGATCGACTCGTCGAAGCCGGGCCTGACGATCCGCGGCGCCGGAGCGGGCGCCGTCCTCGCCTCCGACGGCTCGATTGACGTGGCCATCGTCGTGAACACCCGCGGCATCGCTTTCGAGAATCTGATCATCGCGGGCGGCGGACCGGCGGGCGTCTACGTTTCCAACTCCCAGGACGTCGCCTTCAGGAACGTCGCTGTCGGGTTTAACGGCATCGGCCTTCACCTCGACTCGGGGACGGCGGCAACTGTCACCGACTCCATCATCGCCGGCAACATCCACGACGGTATTCTCGTCCGCAATGGCTCAAGCGGCACGCTCGCGGGCAATCAGGTGTTCTCGAACGGCGGCGTGGGGGTCTCCGTCGTCGGCCACACCGGCCCTTTAATGGTGAAAGGCAACCAAATCACGAACAACGTTGGCCCCGGCTTCTTCGCCGGTCAGCCGCCGTGCGCACTTCTGCCCGCCGGACAGCTTGCCGCGCCGTCCTGCTACCTGTGGGACCTGCCGGCGTACGTCGGCGGCAGCAACGTCACATTGGAGGACAACGTCGTCCGTGGAAACCGGAGCACGGGGCTCGTCTTTTTCCCCGGAACAACCGGCCTGCTGCGTCGAAACGACGTCTCAGAGAACCTCCTGACTGGGCTCTTCGTATGGGGCGCCAGGGTCGACGCCTATAAGAACGCCTTTGTGAAGAACGAAGAACACGCCATAGAGTACCGCGCCTACCCCGATCCCCTGCACTTCGGCCGCCTTCCCGGCGCTTACCCGCGCAGGGCCACCGGCATCGTGAGCGGTAACACGGTGAAAGAAACGTACCGCTGGGGGAGCATCCTGGGCGGCGGCATCCTATCGCAGGGCGCTGAGATCAAGGTGCGGGACAACGATATCCGGCGCAACGCAGGGATAGCGGTATCGTTCGTGAACCGCGCGAAAGGGGAGATCCGCTCCAACAGCATCCTCCAGAACGGAGGGTCGGCCGTGTGCCTCAGCCCAGATTCCACGGCCTCGGTATCTTCAAACCTGGTCTTCGGCAACCTGGTCAACAAGACAGGCGTGTGCGCGGAGGCCGCGCCCTGA
- a CDS encoding trehalose-6-phosphate synthase, translating into MQEIPTLSHTMPRPAPERSSRRLVVASHRGPIEYYRDRSRHLRARHGSGGLVTALTGLAPLVDLSWVAAAMTEADREVAARHGARARVSLGTGKCWLRFVTIPEETYDLHYSIVSNPILWFVQHSLCDEFRSPEMQRQLPRAWEEGYLPVNRLFAQAVAKELQGSQSSPFVMVQDYHLYMCSSYLRALSPSAVVQHFVHIPWPAPAVWAEMPREYVASICRSLLEADVVGFQTRTDAHNFLATCHRFLGSALIDFDRSRARVKGRRTRVKSYPISVDVLGLRQRMRSPEVAAYRKRLAGLRARHTIVKVDRLDPIKDIATGLEAFDLLLRQHPELIGEIKMLAFLVPSRETVPQYEKYADDVRRRVAEINARYGNAEWRPIEAFEENNYPQALAGMSLYDVLLVNSVADGMNLVSKEGPVVNQRDGVLVLSRGAGSYAELRSGALGVEPRDVEGTAKALWQALNMPAEEKRERARRLRNAVERHDLRAWLRDQLQDLEEIASQRETVAAAGQAG; encoded by the coding sequence GTGCAGGAGATACCGACGCTTTCTCACACGATGCCTAGGCCCGCACCCGAGCGAAGTTCGCGCCGGCTGGTGGTGGCGAGTCACCGGGGGCCTATCGAGTACTACCGCGACCGGTCGCGTCACTTGCGGGCGCGGCACGGCAGCGGCGGCCTGGTGACGGCGCTGACCGGCCTCGCGCCCCTCGTCGACCTGTCGTGGGTCGCCGCCGCGATGACGGAGGCCGACCGTGAGGTGGCGGCGCGCCACGGAGCGCGTGCGCGCGTCTCCCTGGGGACAGGCAAGTGCTGGCTCCGTTTCGTCACCATTCCTGAAGAGACGTACGACCTCCACTACAGCATCGTGAGCAATCCCATACTCTGGTTCGTCCAGCACTCCCTCTGTGACGAGTTCAGGTCGCCGGAAATGCAGAGACAACTGCCGCGCGCCTGGGAAGAGGGCTATCTTCCCGTGAACCGTCTGTTCGCGCAGGCGGTGGCGAAAGAGCTTCAAGGATCGCAGTCGTCTCCCTTCGTGATGGTCCAAGACTATCACCTCTACATGTGCTCCTCCTATCTCCGCGCGCTCTCGCCGTCTGCCGTGGTCCAGCACTTCGTCCACATCCCCTGGCCGGCGCCGGCGGTGTGGGCCGAGATGCCCCGCGAGTACGTGGCCTCCATCTGTCGCAGCCTCCTCGAAGCGGACGTCGTCGGCTTCCAGACGCGAACAGATGCGCACAACTTCCTGGCGACGTGCCACCGCTTCCTAGGCTCCGCCCTCATCGATTTCGATCGCTCTCGCGCCCGCGTCAAGGGCCGGCGCACGCGCGTCAAGAGTTACCCTATTTCGGTCGACGTTTTGGGGTTGAGACAGAGGATGAGATCGCCTGAGGTCGCCGCCTATCGCAAGCGCCTTGCCGGCCTTCGCGCCAGGCACACCATTGTCAAGGTCGACCGCCTCGATCCCATCAAAGACATAGCCACAGGTCTCGAAGCATTCGACCTCCTGCTCCGGCAACACCCCGAGCTCATCGGTGAGATCAAAATGTTGGCCTTCCTCGTCCCCTCGCGCGAGACGGTCCCCCAGTACGAGAAGTACGCCGACGACGTCCGCCGGCGGGTGGCCGAGATCAACGCCCGGTACGGCAACGCGGAGTGGCGTCCGATCGAGGCTTTCGAGGAGAACAACTACCCGCAGGCGCTGGCGGGAATGAGCCTTTACGACGTGCTGCTGGTCAACTCCGTCGCCGATGGCATGAATTTGGTCTCCAAGGAGGGGCCGGTCGTCAACCAGAGGGACGGAGTGCTCGTGCTATCGCGAGGCGCGGGCTCCTACGCCGAGCTCCGCTCAGGGGCGCTGGGCGTGGAGCCGAGGGATGTCGAGGGAACGGCGAAGGCGCTGTGGCAGGCACTAAACATGCCCGCGGAAGAGAAGCGGGAGAGGGCGCGCCGCCTGCGGAACGCCGTCGAGAGGCACGACCTCCGCGCATGGTTGCGCGACCAGCTGCAGGACCTCGAGGAGATCGCTTCCCAACGGGAAACGGTCGCTGCGGCCGGGCAGGCAGGCTAA
- a CDS encoding MarR family transcriptional regulator — MKHNDGLLEEAVRAYVRSLSIIDPLRLRFWDDRNLTTPQLRIMFILANQRDATPGALAERMHVTPPTMTGLTDRLVKQGLVTREEDPCDRRLVRLRLTDEGRRITNELETVGRAFLKEVLGRLPPDHVRKLTELLQEFWDAAEAVQTAGEFGRESKQQTGA, encoded by the coding sequence ATGAAGCATAACGACGGTCTCCTGGAAGAAGCGGTGCGCGCCTACGTGCGCTCGCTGTCAATAATCGATCCCCTGCGCCTCCGCTTCTGGGACGACCGGAACCTTACTACGCCCCAGTTGCGCATAATGTTCATACTCGCGAACCAGCGCGATGCCACTCCCGGCGCCCTCGCGGAGCGCATGCACGTGACGCCGCCGACAATGACCGGCCTTACCGACCGTCTGGTGAAGCAAGGGCTCGTCACGAGGGAGGAGGACCCGTGCGACCGGCGGTTGGTGCGGCTGCGCCTCACGGACGAAGGGCGCCGCATCACCAACGAGCTGGAGACGGTGGGCCGGGCGTTCTTGAAGGAAGTGCTGGGCAGGCTGCCGCCCGACCACGTCAGAAAGCTGACGGAACTGCTGCAGGAGTTCTGGGACGCGGCTGAGGCGGTGCAGACGGCAGGGGAGTTCGGGCGGGAATCGAAGCAGCAGACTGGAGCGTGA
- a CDS encoding CoA pyrophosphatase, producing the protein MVPLQSQSFIPRLREKLSRLQPRLIAPEGRPRAGVLLLFYDVDGETRLLFTRRTVLVEHHKGQICFPGGSREEDDPDLLYTALRETFEEVGVRPEHVEPIGRLHDIVSFGSNFVITPYVGAVQAPLPYPFVHAQHEVEEILEVPVASLLDEANVIRETQEVDGEKVEALSYRFGDHVIWGATARILRQLLELLRTSD; encoded by the coding sequence ATGGTTCCCCTGCAGTCGCAGTCGTTTATCCCTCGGCTAAGGGAGAAGCTGAGCCGCCTTCAGCCGCGCCTGATCGCGCCGGAGGGACGTCCTCGCGCCGGCGTGCTGTTGCTGTTCTATGACGTCGACGGCGAGACCCGCCTTCTGTTCACCCGGCGGACGGTGCTGGTCGAGCACCACAAAGGGCAGATATGCTTTCCCGGCGGCTCGCGGGAGGAAGACGATCCCGATCTTCTCTACACAGCCCTCCGTGAGACGTTCGAGGAGGTGGGGGTGCGGCCGGAGCACGTCGAGCCGATCGGCCGGCTGCACGACATCGTCTCGTTCGGCAGCAATTTCGTCATCACCCCCTATGTTGGAGCCGTTCAGGCGCCGCTCCCCTATCCTTTCGTTCACGCCCAGCACGAGGTGGAGGAGATACTGGAGGTGCCGGTCGCCAGCTTACTGGACGAGGCGAACGTGATCCGGGAAACGCAGGAGGTCGACGGCGAGAAGGTGGAGGCGCTTTCTTACCGTTTCGGCGACCACGTTATCTGGGGCGCGACGGCGCGCATCCTCAGGCAGCTTCTGGAGCTGCTGCGGACTTCTGACTGA